From the Saccharomycodes ludwigii strain NBRC 1722 chromosome I, whole genome shotgun sequence genome, one window contains:
- a CDS encoding uncharacterized protein (similar to Saccharomyces cerevisiae YBL100W-A | retrotransposon gene) has product MSHPYNSNNNNISDQVSSEHGTHTGGNSDSLSNIEVLKKFNNLILSFDHKCMDKSNFVPGMKMFIFQMKCDGLGCLLENDAESVLGPETLKMAGEFFLYFKKYFPDGLNSSDGLQILIDINAGTYDKTKTSITREIFQEWSSLYYDGNVSAANYITRVKNLVARTKKYHCEMSEYKMKRRIIASVNELYPDVQNIISHQNNGKLNVDFEKIYEVITTVSKEKERKAIESAFFKIEAKLVPEIK; this is encoded by the coding sequence ATGTCCCATCCCTAcaattccaataataataatatttcagATCAGGTTTCATCTGAACATGGCACTCACACTGGGGGGAATTCAGATAGTCTTTCGAACATTGAAGTACTTAAGAAGTTTAACAATTTGATACTCTCTTTCGACCATAAGTGTATGGACAAGAGTAACTTCGTTCCTGGTATgaaaatgtttatatttcaaatgAAATGTGATGGTTTAGGGTGTTTGCTTGAAAATGATGCTGAATCCGTCCTTGGTCCAGAGACGTTAAAAATGGCAggtgaattttttttgtattttaaaaaatattttccagATGGTTTGAATTCAAGCGATGGTTTGCAAATTCTGATTGATATCAATGCTGGTACTTATGATAAAACCAAAACATCAATTACAAGAGAAATTTTTCAGGAATGGTCCAGCTTGTATTATGATGGTAACGTTAGTGCAGCAAACTACATCACTAGGGTGAAAAATTTGGTAGCTAGAACTAAGAAGTATCATTGTGAGATGAGTGAATACAAGATGAAAAGGAGGATTATCGCATCTGTGAATGAGCTTTATCCCGATGTTCAGAACATTATTTCTCACCAAAACAATGGTAAGTTAAATGTTGACTTCGAAAAAATCTATGAAGTTATCACAACTGTatctaaagaaaaagaaaggaaagcAATCGAGTCCgcctttttcaaaatcgaGGCAAAATTGGTACCGGAGATTAAATAG